Proteins from a single region of Harpia harpyja isolate bHarHar1 chromosome 14, bHarHar1 primary haplotype, whole genome shotgun sequence:
- the CHRNA3 gene encoding neuronal acetylcholine receptor subunit alpha-3, whose protein sequence is MESMHALLLTAAVCFLCQGGGGSEAEHRLYAALFESYNQFVRPVKNVSDPVIIQFEVSMSQLVKVDEVNQIMETNLWLKHIWNDYKLRWNPADYGGAEFIRVPSGQIWKPDIVLYNNAVGDFQVDDKTKALLKYTGEVTWIPPAIFKSSCKIDVTYFPFDYQNCTMKFGSWSYDKAKIDLVLIGSTMNLKDYWESGEWAIIKAPGYKHDIKYNCCEEIYPDITYSLYIRRLPLFYTINMIIPCLLISFLTVLVFYLPSDCGEKVTLCISVLLSLTVFLLVITETIPSTSLVIPLIGEYLLFTMIFVTLSIVITVFVLNVHYRTPKTHTMPVWVRTIFLNLLPRIMFMTRPASDEENNQKPKPFFTSEFSNLNCFNSSETKCCKDGFVCQDMACSCCQYQRMKFSDFSGNLTRSSSSESVDPLFSLSVLSPEMRDAIESVKYIAENMKMQNEAKEIQDDWKYVAMVIDRIFLWVFILVCILGTAGLFLQPLMAGDEM, encoded by the exons ATGGAGAGCATGCACGCTCTCCTTttaactgctgctgtttgctttctctgtcaAG GCGGTGGCGGCTCCGAGGCTGAGCACCGGCTCTACGCGGCCCTCTTCGAGAGCTACAACCAGTTCGTCCGTCCCGTCAAGAACGTCTCGGACCCCGTCATCATCCAGTTCGAGGTGTCCATGTCCCAGCTGGTGAAGGTG GATGAAGTCAACCAGATAATGGAAACCAACTTGTGGCTGAAGCAC ATCTGGAATGATTACAAGCTTCGGTGGAATCCAGCGGACTATGGAGGTGCTGAATTCATCAGAGTACCATCTGGCCAGATCTGGAAGCCAGATATTGTTTTATATAACAA tGCAGTTGGGGACTTCCAGGTTGATGACAAGACAAAGGCCCTATTAAAATACACGGGTGAGGTGACCTGGATACCTCCGGCTATATTTAAAAGCTCATGTAAAATAGATGTAACCTACTTCCCATTTGACTATCAGAACTGCACCATGAAGTTTGGTTCCTGGTCTTACGATAAAGCCAAAATTGACTTAGTTTTAATTGGCTCTACAATGAACCTGAAAGATTACTGGGAGAGCGGAGAATGGGCTATTATTAAAGCTCCTGGGTATAAACATGACATCAAATACAACTGCTGTGAAGAGATATATCCAGACATCACATATTCTCTTTACATTAGGCGTTTACCTTTATTTTACACTATCAATATGATTATTCCATGTCTGCtgatttcttttctgactgtATTAGTTTTCTATTTGCCTTCAGACTGTGGTGAGAAGGTGACACTCTGCATATCAGTCCTTCTATCTTTAACAGTGTTCCTTCTTGTTATCACAGAAACCATACCTTCTACTTCACTGGTAATTCCACTTATTGGGGAATACCTCCTTTTCACCATGATATTTGTAACTCTATCTATCGTCATTACAGTATTTGTACTTAATGTGCACTACAGAACACCCAAGACACACACAATGCCTGTGTGGGTGAGAACTATTTTCTTAAACTTACTTCCCAGGATCATGTTTATGACAAGGCCTGCCAGTGATGAAGAGAATAATCAGAAGCCAAAACCATTTTTCACTTCTGAGTTTTCAAACTTAAATTGCTTCAACAGTTCTGAAACCAAATGCTGCAAAGATGGCTTTGTATGTCAAGATATGGCATGCAGCTGTTGTCAGTACCAACGAATGAAGTTCTCGGATTTCAGCGGCAATCTCACAAGAAGTTCAAGCTCTGAGTCTGTAGATCCTCTGTTTTCACTTTCAGTTCTGTCACCAGAAATGAGAGATGCTATTGAAAGTGTTAAATACATTgcagaaaatatgaaaatgcagaaTGAAGCAAAAGAG attcaGGACGACTGGAAATACGTTGCCATGGTAATCGATCGTATTTTTCTATGGGTTTTCATCCTGGTATGTATTCTAGGAACAGCAGGATTGTTTTTACAACCTTTGATGGCTGGAGATGAAATGTAA